One Verrucomicrobiota bacterium DNA segment encodes these proteins:
- a CDS encoding YqiA/YcfP family alpha/beta fold hydrolase produces the protein MRYLYLHGFGSGPSSAKAQFFKEQLAQEGLELEIPELVPGDFSALSMTGMLAVLEAQLGGAPSCLIGSSLGGFLAALYASQHETVERLVLLAPAFGFPRRWRGKLGEEAFADWRSSGRLKVWHYASDREAEVGFQLYQDGLHYLEEPEVRQATLVIHGRQDETVPVEWSRRWSQGKENVSYREVESDHSLTDVLDGIAPEVISFLTS, from the coding sequence ATGCGCTATCTCTATCTTCATGGCTTCGGTTCGGGTCCTTCTTCGGCCAAGGCCCAGTTTTTCAAGGAACAGCTCGCTCAAGAGGGGCTAGAGCTGGAGATTCCAGAGTTGGTGCCGGGCGATTTTTCAGCGCTCTCGATGACGGGGATGCTGGCCGTCTTGGAAGCGCAGCTGGGCGGGGCCCCTTCTTGCCTCATCGGCTCCAGTTTGGGTGGATTTTTGGCCGCCCTCTACGCGAGTCAGCATGAGACGGTCGAACGGCTGGTCCTCTTGGCTCCAGCCTTCGGTTTTCCGCGGCGCTGGCGAGGGAAGTTGGGGGAAGAGGCCTTCGCCGACTGGCGTTCGAGTGGTCGCCTGAAGGTCTGGCACTATGCAAGCGACCGGGAAGCGGAGGTCGGTTTCCAACTTTACCAAGATGGTTTGCACTACCTGGAGGAGCCGGAGGTGAGGCAGGCGACCTTGGTGATTCACGGTCGCCAGGACGAGACCGTCCCAGTGGAATGGTCGCGGCGCTGGTCTCAAGGGAAGGAAAACGTTTCTTACCGAGAGGTCGAAAGCGATCATTCTCTCACCGATGTGCTTGACGGGATCGCCCCCGAGGTGATTTCTTTCCTCACGTCATGA
- a CDS encoding beta-galactosidase gives MKDNPTGPSPSFRFLFSPLQGLALAAIASLATPSLAEDGPGWWMTEPVRLVQTNIPIQMWENLSAEELIDSVQELGGNTWLFNVGGIYANYPTELSFQAKNPFLAERGDLMEEIYRLAEERDIRLLARFDFSRFPESVAEAHPEWCFRRENGETIHYNGLVTSCINGGYYRSASTEMIKEFLNRYPAEAVFVNWWSHHAINGYSGIPNGVCHCESCKARWAEFSDKPLPKRWNADYRRFLTECGMDTARLVRAAIKEAAPSAAFLLYGTKRTAVTDGFTAESKTNYTPNIWWPYQSSYLVNLARNSHPDQMVFNTVVNFIKMPFRFEPHRSGVNQNRMLQGMAHGGFPALYMVGPLTHPHNRHAREAMSFPLAWHADHEEFFPGQVSKASIALVADGFRTEELRGLFCLLSEAHLPFSVFEKTHHFPGGDHWDLVISSSMRGGGLRRSAETLNHLLIGTKAPPQFDGQTGKLWSLEDTFAAYWRVSDPEFFPQLGEVTELLGIESEYLEVTEPGTFQAHLPMVPPAYHSTTEITHLNRQDGTQPGLLLQTNDQGKKTIWLPWEPGTIYHLRGNDSLRLLFDDLFHHLLDGQPQIKTEAHPLVEMSFMEQADHGRDLVHLVNLTNQLHGAGGQLLEMDAFEMQVRGSYARAYLASDPSQELPLSTTEGYTAFTVPSLGQYNIVVLEHPQKQAESSPLPHTPSPL, from the coding sequence ATGAAAGACAACCCAACCGGCCCTTCCCCCTCCTTCCGTTTCCTTTTCTCGCCTCTCCAAGGGCTCGCTCTGGCAGCGATCGCTTCTTTGGCCACTCCCTCCCTGGCCGAGGACGGTCCTGGGTGGTGGATGACGGAACCGGTTCGCCTCGTCCAGACGAATATCCCGATCCAGATGTGGGAGAATCTCTCCGCCGAAGAGTTGATCGACAGCGTGCAAGAACTTGGCGGCAACACCTGGCTTTTCAATGTCGGGGGCATCTACGCCAACTACCCGACCGAACTCTCCTTCCAGGCCAAAAACCCCTTTCTGGCAGAGCGGGGTGACTTGATGGAGGAAATCTACCGACTGGCCGAGGAAAGGGACATTCGACTGCTCGCCCGTTTTGATTTCAGCCGCTTCCCTGAGTCAGTGGCCGAGGCTCACCCCGAATGGTGTTTCCGACGGGAAAACGGCGAGACCATCCACTACAACGGACTCGTCACCTCCTGCATCAACGGAGGCTATTACCGATCCGCCTCCACCGAGATGATCAAAGAGTTTCTCAACCGCTATCCGGCCGAAGCGGTTTTTGTGAACTGGTGGAGTCATCATGCGATTAATGGTTACTCCGGCATTCCGAATGGGGTCTGTCATTGCGAATCGTGCAAAGCTCGCTGGGCCGAGTTTTCGGACAAACCCTTGCCCAAGCGCTGGAATGCTGACTACCGCCGCTTCCTCACCGAATGCGGCATGGATACAGCCCGCCTGGTGCGAGCCGCGATCAAAGAAGCAGCCCCGAGCGCGGCCTTTCTCCTGTATGGAACCAAGCGAACCGCGGTCACCGATGGCTTCACTGCCGAGTCCAAGACGAACTACACGCCCAACATTTGGTGGCCCTACCAGAGTAGCTACCTCGTCAATCTCGCTCGCAACAGCCACCCCGACCAAATGGTCTTCAACACCGTGGTCAACTTCATCAAAATGCCCTTCCGCTTCGAGCCACACCGCAGCGGGGTCAATCAAAACCGCATGCTCCAGGGCATGGCCCATGGCGGATTTCCCGCGCTCTACATGGTGGGGCCACTCACCCACCCGCACAATCGTCACGCGCGCGAGGCCATGTCCTTCCCCTTGGCCTGGCACGCCGACCATGAGGAATTCTTCCCTGGCCAGGTCTCGAAAGCCTCCATCGCCCTGGTGGCAGACGGCTTCCGCACCGAGGAGCTGCGGGGCCTCTTCTGCCTGCTCTCCGAAGCGCATCTGCCCTTCAGCGTCTTCGAGAAAACCCACCACTTCCCCGGCGGCGATCATTGGGATCTCGTGATTTCTTCTTCCATGAGAGGGGGCGGTCTTCGTCGATCGGCCGAAACGCTCAATCATCTACTGATCGGCACCAAGGCTCCTCCCCAATTCGACGGCCAAACCGGCAAGCTGTGGTCGCTCGAAGACACTTTCGCAGCCTATTGGCGGGTCAGTGACCCCGAGTTCTTTCCCCAGCTTGGAGAGGTGACCGAATTGCTAGGGATCGAGAGCGAATACTTGGAGGTGACCGAACCAGGCACCTTCCAAGCCCACCTTCCCATGGTGCCGCCCGCCTATCATTCGACCACGGAAATCACCCACCTCAATCGCCAAGATGGCACCCAGCCGGGACTCTTGCTACAAACCAATGACCAAGGCAAAAAGACCATCTGGCTCCCTTGGGAACCGGGAACGATCTACCACCTGAGAGGAAACGACAGCCTACGGCTCCTCTTCGACGACCTCTTCCATCACCTGCTGGACGGACAGCCTCAGATCAAGACGGAGGCTCATCCGCTGGTGGAAATGAGCTTCATGGAACAAGCCGACCACGGGCGCGACCTCGTCCATCTGGTCAATCTCACGAATCAACTGCACGGCGCAGGGGGCCAATTGCTGGAGATGGATGCCTTTGAGATGCAAGTGCGGGGCAGCTACGCCCGAGCCTACCTCGCGAGCGACCCCAGCCAGGAGCTTCCCCTATCCACCACCGAGGGCTACACCGCTTTCACCGTGCCTTCTCTCGGCCAATACAATATAGTAGTTCTCGAACATCCTCAGAAGCAGGCCGAATCATCACCACTTCCCCACACCCCTTCTCCTTTATGA
- a CDS encoding superoxide dismutase yields MAFSVPDLPYAKEALEPHIDTATMEIHHGKHHAAYVSKLNAAVEGTEFADKSIEELMTGLATLPAGIRTAVRNNGGGHFNHSLFWSVLGPNAGGAPTGELGAAIDSTFGSFDAFKEKFAATGVGQFGSGWAWLAAEADGKVCICGSPNQDNPLMGKEFDQCGCVPILGVDVWEHAYYLKYQNKRPDYLAAIWNVINWDAVAERYAAAKG; encoded by the coding sequence ATGGCCTTCTCCGTCCCTGATCTTCCTTACGCCAAAGAAGCCCTCGAACCGCATATCGACACCGCCACCATGGAAATCCACCATGGCAAGCACCACGCGGCCTATGTCAGCAAGCTGAACGCCGCGGTCGAAGGAACCGAATTCGCCGACAAATCGATCGAGGAACTCATGACCGGCCTGGCAACCCTTCCGGCCGGGATCCGGACTGCGGTGCGCAACAATGGCGGAGGGCACTTCAATCACAGTCTCTTTTGGTCGGTCCTGGGACCGAATGCCGGAGGCGCCCCCACCGGGGAGCTGGGCGCCGCTATTGATTCCACCTTTGGCTCCTTCGATGCCTTCAAAGAAAAGTTCGCGGCCACGGGCGTGGGACAGTTTGGTTCCGGCTGGGCTTGGCTGGCGGCCGAAGCCGACGGCAAAGTCTGCATCTGCGGCAGCCCGAACCAAGACAACCCTCTCATGGGAAAAGAGTTCGACCAGTGTGGCTGCGTCCCCATTCTCGGGGTGGATGTTTGGGAGCACGCCTACTACCTGAAGTATCAGAACAAGCGCCCTGATTACCTGGCTGCCATTTGGAACGTGATCAACTGGGACGCCGTGGCCGAGCGCTACGCCGCCGCCAAAGGCTGA
- a CDS encoding aminopeptidase, translating into MHDPRFDKLARQLVRYSVSLRRGERILLDLHDTPDEFALALLREVRAVKAEPFIQLHHGRITRELMQGATESQYEFTGKHLLAQMKGMDAYIAVRGAENINELSDVPSGRMDLVMSKLRPVLNYRVNKTRWCVLRWPTPSMAQQANMSTQAFEDFYFRVCLLDYKSMVPAMKALKRFMDKAREVHITGPGTDLRFSLEDMESIVCAGNYNIPDGEVFSAPVKNSVEGVLKYNAPTLYRGISFDDIELTFEKGKIVQATANNSKALNKILDSDAGARFIGEFAIGVNPEVKHPMRDILFDEKIDGSFHFTPGQAYEGVADNGNRSKVHWDMVCIQRKDYGGGEIKFDGKLLRQDGKFLPKSLQALN; encoded by the coding sequence ATGCACGATCCTCGCTTTGACAAACTGGCCCGCCAACTCGTCCGCTACTCCGTCAGCCTGCGACGCGGTGAGCGCATTCTCTTGGATCTCCATGACACCCCCGACGAATTCGCCCTGGCCCTCCTTCGCGAAGTCCGAGCCGTCAAAGCAGAACCCTTCATCCAACTTCACCATGGCCGCATCACCCGCGAGCTGATGCAGGGGGCCACCGAGAGCCAATATGAATTCACCGGCAAGCACCTCCTCGCTCAAATGAAGGGCATGGACGCTTACATCGCCGTGCGAGGAGCCGAAAACATCAATGAACTCTCCGATGTTCCCTCAGGCCGGATGGACCTGGTCATGAGCAAACTTCGCCCGGTTCTCAACTACCGGGTCAACAAGACCCGTTGGTGTGTCCTCCGCTGGCCGACGCCCTCCATGGCGCAGCAAGCCAACATGAGCACGCAGGCTTTTGAGGACTTTTACTTCCGGGTCTGCTTGCTCGATTACAAATCGATGGTGCCTGCCATGAAGGCCCTCAAGCGCTTCATGGACAAGGCGCGGGAAGTGCACATCACCGGCCCGGGCACCGACCTCAGGTTTTCCCTCGAGGACATGGAATCGATCGTCTGCGCGGGCAACTACAACATCCCCGACGGCGAAGTCTTCTCCGCCCCGGTCAAAAACAGCGTGGAAGGTGTCCTCAAATACAACGCCCCGACCCTCTACCGCGGCATCTCCTTCGACGACATCGAGCTAACCTTCGAAAAAGGAAAAATCGTGCAAGCGACTGCCAACAACAGCAAAGCGCTCAACAAGATTCTCGACTCCGACGCCGGCGCCCGCTTCATCGGGGAATTCGCGATCGGAGTGAACCCCGAGGTCAAGCACCCTATGCGGGACATCCTCTTCGATGAGAAGATCGACGGCAGTTTTCACTTCACCCCCGGCCAGGCCTACGAAGGCGTGGCCGACAATGGCAACCGCTCCAAAGTCCACTGGGATATGGTGTGCATCCAAAGAAAGGACTACGGCGGGGGTGAAATCAAGTTCGACGGCAAGCTGCTGCGCCAGGACGGCAAGTTCCTCCCCAAGAGCTTGCAGGCGCTCAACTAA
- a CDS encoding DoxX family protein produces the protein MSIDEVVGRFESTYIKLDAVITRWMSKYGQPALRWALAIVFVWFGLLKPLRLSPAEDLLFATVAWIPVFGPKAWLIMIGWWEVAIGICFLFRRTTRLAVALLAIQMGGTFLPLVMLPDVTFQAAGKPLVPTLEGQYIIKNLVIIAAAIAIGGSVKSEPFRRKKRNLTPDS, from the coding sequence ATGAGCATAGACGAAGTCGTAGGGCGCTTTGAATCAACCTATATCAAACTGGATGCGGTCATCACCCGCTGGATGTCCAAGTATGGCCAGCCCGCCCTCCGCTGGGCCCTCGCCATCGTCTTTGTTTGGTTCGGGCTTCTCAAACCACTGCGATTGTCTCCCGCGGAAGACCTTCTCTTCGCGACGGTGGCTTGGATCCCGGTCTTCGGCCCGAAAGCGTGGTTGATAATGATCGGTTGGTGGGAAGTGGCGATCGGGATTTGTTTCCTCTTCCGCCGAACCACCCGCTTGGCCGTGGCCTTGCTCGCCATCCAAATGGGCGGAACCTTCCTCCCGCTGGTGATGCTTCCCGACGTCACCTTCCAAGCAGCGGGTAAACCGCTCGTGCCCACTCTCGAGGGCCAATACATCATTAAGAACCTCGTCATCATCGCCGCTGCCATCGCGATCGGAGGAAGTGTCAAATCCGAGCCGTTCCGAAGAAAGAAAAGAAATCTCACGCCGGACTCCTGA
- the cobB gene encoding Sir2 family NAD+-dependent deacetylase yields MVVLTGAGISAESGLATFRDAEGLWENHRIEDVATPEAFVRRPELVQRFYNARRHQLVHGDIQPNAAHRALVRLEKEWEGEFLLVTQNIDDLHERAGSQNLIHLHGELRKVRCLACGFLVPWDEEIVVGSRCPGCGESDSLRPHVVWFGEMPLELDRIGAALSRCDLFLAIGTSGHVYPAAGFVESARYQGGARCIEFNLSATEISDAFHEHHLGRSGDLLPGWVENFLRD; encoded by the coding sequence ATGGTGGTGCTGACAGGCGCGGGGATCTCCGCGGAAAGCGGCCTAGCCACCTTCCGCGATGCCGAGGGCCTCTGGGAAAACCACCGGATTGAGGACGTGGCCACGCCAGAGGCCTTTGTCCGCCGCCCGGAACTCGTCCAGCGATTCTACAACGCGAGGCGTCATCAGTTAGTCCACGGAGACATCCAGCCCAACGCCGCCCACCGGGCTCTGGTCCGCTTGGAGAAAGAATGGGAGGGCGAGTTTCTTTTGGTGACTCAGAATATCGACGATCTGCACGAACGGGCTGGCTCCCAGAATTTGATCCATCTGCATGGCGAGCTGCGAAAGGTCCGTTGTCTGGCCTGTGGTTTCTTGGTGCCTTGGGACGAGGAGATCGTGGTCGGCTCCCGCTGCCCCGGCTGTGGAGAAAGCGATTCGCTGCGACCCCATGTGGTCTGGTTCGGTGAAATGCCTCTGGAACTCGACCGCATCGGCGCAGCCCTCTCTCGCTGCGACTTGTTTTTGGCCATCGGCACCTCCGGCCACGTCTACCCGGCAGCTGGTTTTGTCGAAAGCGCCCGCTACCAAGGAGGGGCTCGTTGCATCGAATTCAATCTCTCCGCGACCGAGATCAGCGATGCCTTTCACGAACACCACCTCGGCCGAAGTGGCGATCTCTTGCCGGGATGGGTTGAGAACTTTCTTCGAGACTGA
- the purN gene encoding phosphoribosylglycinamide formyltransferase yields MDSPFLSSWSDVAALREQLGREGRKLVFTNGCFDLLHAGHVRYLQEARDLGDALVIALNTDDSVRALKGPSRPVHALVDRAEVLRALRSVDRVVAFSGERCTEAIQAIQPQVYAKGGDYTLDSLHPEERSALEAGGSEIHLLSLVPGKSTTATLQKLKSPAAKKFRLGVLGSGNGSNLRAIFAALSKRRLVGVEVALVISDQKEARILSRAEDQNVPAVFVDPGPYQTKLGQPAQKEIVDRLKAAEVDLVVLAGFMRLVKEPLLSAFPNQIINIHPSLLPKYKGLAAWKQALDAGESETGCTVHYVDEGMDTGRILAQAKVPIQEGDTPKTLHARIQKVEHVLYPRVIGELAAKSSS; encoded by the coding sequence ATGGATTCTCCCTTTCTCTCTTCGTGGTCGGACGTGGCGGCCCTTCGCGAACAGCTGGGCCGCGAGGGCCGGAAGCTGGTTTTCACCAATGGCTGCTTCGACCTCCTCCACGCCGGGCATGTCCGCTACCTCCAGGAAGCCCGCGATCTCGGCGATGCCCTCGTCATCGCCCTGAACACGGACGATTCCGTGCGGGCCCTCAAGGGGCCGAGCCGCCCCGTCCATGCCTTGGTGGACCGGGCGGAAGTCTTGAGAGCCCTTCGAAGTGTGGATCGAGTGGTGGCCTTTTCGGGGGAGCGATGCACCGAGGCCATTCAAGCCATCCAACCTCAGGTCTATGCCAAGGGGGGCGACTACACCCTGGACTCGCTCCATCCCGAAGAAAGGAGCGCGCTCGAGGCCGGTGGTTCGGAAATCCATCTCCTCTCTCTCGTCCCGGGGAAGTCCACCACGGCCACCCTGCAAAAACTGAAGTCGCCCGCTGCCAAAAAATTCCGCTTGGGCGTGCTTGGTTCTGGGAATGGCTCCAATCTCCGCGCGATCTTCGCCGCGCTCAGCAAAAGGCGGCTGGTGGGGGTGGAGGTCGCCCTGGTCATTTCCGATCAGAAGGAAGCCCGTATCCTCAGTCGCGCGGAAGACCAGAATGTCCCGGCCGTCTTCGTCGATCCCGGCCCTTACCAAACCAAGTTGGGCCAGCCAGCCCAGAAAGAAATCGTGGATCGATTGAAAGCCGCCGAAGTCGATTTGGTGGTGCTGGCCGGCTTCATGCGCTTGGTGAAGGAACCACTTCTGAGTGCCTTCCCCAATCAGATCATCAACATCCACCCCTCTCTTCTCCCGAAATACAAAGGGCTGGCTGCCTGGAAGCAGGCTTTGGACGCCGGGGAGAGCGAAACCGGCTGCACCGTCCACTACGTCGATGAAGGCATGGACACCGGGAGGATCCTGGCCCAGGCCAAAGTTCCCATTCAGGAAGGGGACACCCCGAAAACCCTGCACGCCCGCATCCAAAAAGTGGAGCACGTGCTCTACCCTCGAGTCATCGGGGAGTTGGCGGCCAAGTCCTCTTCCTGA